The Pseudomonas viciae genomic interval CGTGCTTATTTGGTTCGGTTTGTATGAGGCCCTTATCCCTGTCTCGGAGGCATTGGTTGCAGCGCTGCCTGTCGAGCGTGACAGCCACCTGGGTGGTGCCCTGCAGTTTTTTTTCTATGACACGCCCAAGGTGCTGATGCTGCTGACCGGCATCGTGTTCTTGATGGGAATGGTCAACTCGTACTTCACACCTGAACGCACCCGCGCAACATTGGCCGGACGAAGCGAGGGCATGGCCAACGTCATGGCGGCGTCTCTCGGGGTGTTTACCCCGTTCTGCTCCTGCTCCGCAGTTCCTCTGTTTATCGGCTTTGTTCAGGCAGGCGTGCCCTTAGGGGTGACCTTCTCGTTTCTCATTGCCGCGCCCATGGTGAACGAGGTCGCATTGACACTGCTATTGGGCTTGTTCGGCTGGAAAGTTGCGCTGCTGTACCTGAGTCTCGGTTTGTTTATTGCTGTGGTTGCAGGCTGGATCATCGGGCGCTTGAAAATGGAGGACTCTCTAGAGGATTGGGTTCGCGACATGCCCAAAGTCCAGGCAACCGCAGAAGACATACACATGCCGCTGCATGAACGGATCTATGCCGGTTTTGGCAGCGTGCGTGAAATCGTCGGAAACGTTTGGCCTTACATCCTGGCCGGTATCGCCATTGGCGCAGGTATTCATGGCTACGTGCCCGAAGATTTCATGGCCGGTTTCATGGGTAAAGAGGCGTGGTGGTCTGTCCCAGTCGCGATCCTGATAGGCATTCCCATGTATACCAACGCAGCAGGGATCATTCCCATTGTCCAGGCGCTACTCGCCAAAGGTGCAGCGTTGGGCACGGTACTGGCCTTCATGATGAGCGTCATTGCCCTCTCCCTCCCTGAGATGGTGATTCTGCGCAAGGTGTTGAAAGTCCGCCTGATCGCCACCTTCATTGGTGTCGTCGCCGCCGGCATTCTCGTCGTTGGCTACGCCTTCAACTTCGTTCTGTAAGTCCATCCGCCGAGGTTCCCATGAAAGATATCAAGGTGCTAGGTACCGGTTGCTCCAAGTGTAAATCGACAATCGCCATCATCGAGCAAGTCGCTCAAGCGAAAGGCGTGCCTGTGAAGTTGGAAAAAGTGGAAGAGCTGCGTGACATCATGAGCTATGGGGTTATATCGACACCCAGCGTGGTCATTGATGGCAAAGTTG includes:
- a CDS encoding thioredoxin family protein; the protein is MKDIKVLGTGCSKCKSTIAIIEQVAQAKGVPVKLEKVEELRDIMSYGVISTPSVVIDGKVVHSGGIPSRDKVELWLSA
- a CDS encoding permease; this translates as MNEIIVRWPQRSPRLFLVAAVLIWFGLYEALIPVSEALVAALPVERDSHLGGALQFFFYDTPKVLMLLTGIVFLMGMVNSYFTPERTRATLAGRSEGMANVMAASLGVFTPFCSCSAVPLFIGFVQAGVPLGVTFSFLIAAPMVNEVALTLLLGLFGWKVALLYLSLGLFIAVVAGWIIGRLKMEDSLEDWVRDMPKVQATAEDIHMPLHERIYAGFGSVREIVGNVWPYILAGIAIGAGIHGYVPEDFMAGFMGKEAWWSVPVAILIGIPMYTNAAGIIPIVQALLAKGAALGTVLAFMMSVIALSLPEMVILRKVLKVRLIATFIGVVAAGILVVGYAFNFVL